The genomic interval GGCATCGGCCGGTTCGGGCCCTATGTGCAGCACGAAAAGACCTACGCCAGCCTCGAGGCCGGCGACGATGTGCACACCATCGGCCTCAATCGCGCGGTGACGCTGATCGCCGAGAAAATCGCCAAGGGCCCGAGCAAGCGGCGGTTCGGCTCCGATCCCGGCAAGGCGCTCGGCGATCATCCGAGCCTCGGTGCCGTCGCTGTGAAGAAGGGCCGCTACGGTGCGTACGTCACCGCCGGCGGCGTCAACGCGACGATCCCTTCCGACAAAACCGAAGACACCATCACCCTGCCCGAAGCGATCGCGCTGCTCGACGAGCGCGCCGCCAAGGGCGGCGGCAAGGCCAAGAAGGCGCCGGCCAAGAAAGCCGCGGCCAAAAAGGCCGATGCCGACGGTGAAGCCAAGCCCGCGAAAAAGGCGGCTGCCAAGAAGGCCAAGCCGAAAGCTGAAGGCGCCGCCGCCAGCAAGGCGCGCGCGCCTGTCGCCGCAAAGACAGCAGCGAAGAAGGCCGCCGAGCCTAAAGACGCGGCCAAGGGTAGCGCCGCCAAGAACGGATAGATGTGAGCAAGCCGCGCGACGCGAAGTTTCCGGACAAGGCCACTCTCCTCGCCTTCATCCGTGCCCACCCCGGCAAGGTCGGGACCCGGGAGATCGCGCGCGAATACGGCCTGAAGAATGCCGATCGCGCCGAGCTGAAGCGCATGCTGCGCGAGCTCGCCGACGGCGGCAGTATTCGCAAGAGCGGCCGCCGCAAGGTGTCGGAGCCCGCCACGCTGCCACCGACCCTGCTCGCCGATATCGTCTCGCGCGACGCCGACGGCGAACTGATCGCCACCCCGTCCGAATGGGACGAGCAGGACGGCGACGCGCCGAAGATCCGCATCCATACGCCGCGCCGGATCAAGCCCGGCACCGCAGCAGGCGTTGGTGATCGCGCGCTGTTGCATGTCGAGACCGCCGATCCGCGCGAGGCCGGCCCCGCTTATGTCGGCCGTGTCATCCGTGTCCTCGAGCGCGGCAAGGCCCGTATCCTCGGCATCTTCCGCGCGCTGCCGCAAGGTGGCGGCCGGATGGTGCCGGTCGACAAGAAGCAGGCCGGCCGCGAACTCAACATCGCGGCGCACGATGCCGGCGGCGCGCAGGATGGCGATCTCGTCAGCGTCGACCTGATCCGCACCCGCGGCTATGGCCTCGCCTCAGGCCGCGTCAAGGAACGGCTCGGTTCGCTGGCCAGCGAAAAGGCGATCAGCCTGATCGCGATCCACACCCACGATATCCCGCAGGAATTCTCTACCTCCGCGATCCGCGAGTCCGAAGCCGCGGAGCCGGCGACGCTGAAGGGCCGCGAAGACTGGCGCGATCTGCCACTGGTGACGATCGATCCGCCCGACGCCAAGGACCACGACGACGCCGTCCACGCCGAGCCTGATCCGGATCCGAACAACAAAGGCGGCGTCATCCTGCATGTCGCGATCGCCGACGTCGCTTACTACGTGCGCCCCGGCTCGGCACTCGACCGCGACGCGCTGCGCCGCGGCAATTCGGTGTACTTTCCCGACCGCGTCGTGCCGATGCTGCCGGAGCGGATCTCCAACGATCTGTGTTCGCTGAAGCCGGGCGACGCGCGCGGCGCTCTTGCCGTCCGCATGGTGATCGACGCGCAGGGGCACAAGCGCTCGCATTCGTTCCACCGCGTGCTGATGCGCTCGGCGGCAAAGCTGAGCTACGCACAGGCCCAGGCCGCGATCGACGGCAAGCCCGACGACATCACCGGCCCGCTGCTCGAAACCATCCTGAAGCCGCTTTACGAAGCCTACGCGGTGGTGAAGCGCGGCCGTGACGAGCGCGATCCGCTCGACCTCGATCTGCCCGAGCGCAAGATCATCCTGAAGCCGGACGGCACTGTCGACCGCGTCATCGTGCCGGAGCGGCTCGACGCGCACCGGCTGATCGAGGAGTTCATGATCCTCGCCAACGTCGCAGCCGCCGAGATGTTGGAGAAGAAGGCGCTGCCGCTGATCTACCGGGTTCACGATGAGCCCAGCGTCGAGAAGGTCCACAACCTCGTCGACTTCCTGAAGACGCTCGATCTGTCGTTCGCCAAGCAAGGTGCGCTGCGGCCGGCGCAGTTCAACCGCATTCTGGCGATGGTCAAAGGCGAGGATTCCGAGCCGCTGGTCAACGAGGTGGTGCTGCGGTCGCAGGCGCAAGCCGAGTATGCCGCCGAGAATTATGGCCACTTCGGCCTCAATCTGCGTCGCTACGCACACTTCACCTCGCCGATCCGCCGCTACGCCGATCTCGTGGTGCATCGCGCGCTGATCCGCGCGCTCGATCTCGGCGACGGCGCGCTGCCGCCGAGCGAGACCACCGAGACGCTGGCGGAAGTCGCCGCGCAGATCTCGCTTACCGAGCGGCGCGCGATGAAGGCCGAGCGCGAGACGGTCGACCGGCTGATCGCGCATCATCTCGCCGACCGGATCGGCGCCACGTTCCAGGGCCGCGTCTCCGGCGTCACCAAGGCCGGCCTGTTCGTCAAGCTGAGCGACACCGGCGCTGACGGGCTAATCCCGATCCGCTCGCTCGGCGACGAGTATTACAACTACGACGAAACCCGCCATGCGCTCATCGGCTCGCGCAGCGGGGCCATGCACCGGCTGGGGGATGTGGTCGACGTCAAGCTGGTGGAAGCTGCACCGGTGGCCGGCGCGCTGCGGTTCGAGCTGGTGAGCAACGCCAGCGTCGAATTCACGCACCGCAAGACTGCACGCAAGACCAAGGGGAAGAGCAAGGCCAAGCTGAAAACCGAGAACGGCAAGACGGCGCGCGCCAAGCCCGGACGGGTGAAGCCGCGAAAAACCGCCAAGCCGAAACAAAAAACCAAGTCCGGGAGAGGAAAACGCTGATGAGCACGCTGACCCGCGAGCCGATCGTCTGGCCTCCGCAATCCGCCCCGTCGCAGCAGCGCAACGTCTGGCAGGCGATGTGGCGTGGCTTCCGCGGCCGCTGCCCGAACTGCGGCGAAGGCCGGATGTTTCGCGCGTTCCTCAAGACCGCTGACAGCTGCACACAGTGCGGCCAGGACTTCACCGGCCACCGTGCCGACGACCTTCCCGCTTATCTTGTAATCGTCATCGTCGGCCACATCGTGGTGCCGATCGCGCTGTCGATCGAGACGCATTACGCGCCGCCGGTGGAATTGCAGCTGGCGATCTACCTGCCTTTCACCCTGCTGGCTTCGCTGCTATTGCTGCAGCCGGTCAAAGGCGCCGTGGTCGGATTGCAATGGGCATTCCGGATGCACGGCTTCGACGAGACCAACCCGGACCACTGACGGCGCGATTCCCACGCGGCGGCACAACGACGAACAACAACACCAACAAGAAACGACAACGGGAGCGATATGACCGAATCCGCGACACAGACCGAACCGAAGGTCGAGCAGGATCACCAGGAAGCCAGCCACCACCCCTATTTCCGCCCCAAGGACGCCGCGACGCTGATCCTGGTGGACCGCAGCGGCTCGACGCCGAAGGTGCTGGTCGGCAAGCGCCACGACAACGTCGTGTTCATGCCCGGCAAGTTCGTGTTTCCCGGCGGCCGCGTCGACAAAAGCGACGTCCGGGTCCCGGTCGCAGCGCCGATCCCGCCGGAGCTCGAAGCCAATCTGCTGAAAGGCAGCCCGAAGACCACGCCGTCCCGCGCCCGCGCGCTGGCGATCGCGGCGATCCGCGAAGCCTGCGAAGAGACCGGGCTGTGCCTCGGCTGCAAGACTGAAACCAAAGCGAAGCTGGACGGTCCGTGGCAGCCTTTCGCCGAAGCCGGCCTGCTGCCCGATCCGTCCGGCCTGTTTCTGATCGCGCGCGCGATCACTCCGCCCGGCCGCATCAAGCGGTTCGACACCCGCTTCTTCACCGCCGATGCTTCGGCAATCGCACACCGCGTCGAGGGCGTGGTGCATGCGGATGCCGAGCTGGTCGAGCTGGTGTGGGTCGAGCTCGGCTCCAAGCCGCTCGCCGATCTGCATCCGATGACCAAGAACGTGCTCGGCGAACTCGATCGCCGGCTTGCCACCGGTCCGCTGCGCCACGACGCCGCGCTGCCGTTCTTCCACTTCTACGGCGGCAAGATGCAGAAGGACATGCTACCGGGCGGCTGAGCGCCCGGCCTGCATCTCACCAGCACACTCGAACTAACGGCGCGACCACCGTGCCGTTAGTTCCAGCAGCAAGGCGATCGCCGCCAGCGCGCCGCCGTAGAGGCTCACTACCGTCCAGCCCCCGTGCGCCCAGGCGAAGGCCGCGCCGGCCGAGCCGATCGATCCGCCGATGAACATCCCGGTCATGAACACGGTGTTGAGCCGGTTTCGCGCTTCCGGCACCAGCGCGTAGACGATGTGCTGGTTGGAAATCAGCGCGCCCTGCAGGCCGAAATCCATCACCACCACGCCGATCAGCAGTCCGGCGATGCTGCCCCACAGCCCGAACAACATCCACGCCACCAAAACCAGCGCGGCGCCGAGCGCGATCACCGGGCCCGGCCCGCTTCTATCCGCGATCCGGCCGGAGATCGGCGCCGCGAATACCCCGACGACGCCGACGAGGCCGAACAGGCCCGCGGCCTCGGCCCCAAGCCCGAACTTCGGCTCCTGCAGATGCAGCGCCAGCACCGTCCAGAACACGCTGAAGGACGCGAACAGCGCCGCCTGCACCGCGGTCCCTCGCCGCAGATCCGGCTGCTGACGCCATAACGAAGCCAGCGACTTCAGAGCCGCTCCATAGCTGATGTCGAGGTGACCGTGATGGCGCGGCAGCAGCCACGCCATCAGCGCCGCAGTACCGAGCGCCGCCGGCACCGCCAGCCAGAACATCTCCCGCCAGCCGAGGTGACCGGCCACAAATCCTGCCACCGTCCGGCTGAGCAGGATGCCGCACAACAGCCCGGCCATCACCAGGCCGATGGTCTTGCCGCGGCGCTCCGGCGCCGCCAACGCCGCGGCAAACGGCACAACCTGCTGCGCCACCGACGCGCAGGCGCCGAGCGCCAGCGACGCGGCGATGATCAGCCAGGCTGACGGCGCCAACGCCACCAGCGCGGCCGCGACCGCCAGGAGCACGAACTGCCCGGTGATCAGCCGCCGGCGGTCGGTCAGGTCGCCGAGCGGCACCAGCAGGAACAGCCCGACCGCATAACCGAGCTGGGTGGCGGTCGGAATCATCCCGGTGAGCGCGGGGTTGCCGAGGTCGCGCTCGATCACCCCCAGCATCGGCTGGTTGTAATAGATGTTGGAGACGCTGATGCCCGCGGCAGCGGCCATTGCCAACGTCAGCCCCGCGCTCATCGCCGGACCCGGCAGCGCTGCCCCGCAGGATCCCGGCTTCGGTGGAGGTTCGGGTTGAGAATTCTCCGCAATGCGCAGGGCCGGCTCACTGACGCTCATCTGGGGCCTTTCGTGACAGAATCGGGGTCGAGGTTCCGAAGATGGGTCGCAGCGCTCCGAAATCGAGGGCGGCCGTAGGAAGATCTGCGATGCGCGGAACGCTGTCTTGTCGGATTTGCCCGGCTTTTGGCCGCTTTGGGTGCGAATTTCAGGGCTTGGAGGCGATTTCGTCGATCCCGGTCGCCTATCCCTGCAGAGAACCTTGACTTTCGGGCAGCCGTGGCTAGTTTGCCGGCCAAACGCGGGTCCTGACGTTCGACCTCGCCTGTTTATTCCGAAATTCGAGGTTTGAGATCATGGCCAAGGCGGTCACCATCAAGATCAAGCTCGTGTCGACGGCCGACACCGGGTTCTATTACGTGACGAAGAAGAACTCGCGCACCATGACCGACAAGATGGTCAAGAAGAAGTACGACCCGGTCGCGCGCAAGCACGTCGAGTTCAAGGAAGCCAAGATCAAGTAAGCCGCTTCGGCCTGCTGACGGCATTCCTTCCGCGGGGCCTTCGGGCCCCGTTTCTATTTGCTGCCTGCTCCAGCAGGGATGAGGCTGCGGTTGAACTCCACGTGGAGCGGCCGGTCTCAGGCTGCGTGTTCGGTTTTGTAAGGCCGAACCAGAAGGTCGGCGGGAATTTTCCAGGCGTTCGCGATCTTGCGGATCATCTCGACGGTGAGTGCGCGACGACGCGACAGCACCTCGGACGCTCGCGACCGCGAGCCGAGAAGTTCGGCCAACTCAGTCTGCGTATGTCCGAGTTCGTCGATGGCGTATTGCAGTACATCGACCGGGTCCTGTTCTTCGCCAATCGCGATCGGCCACCTTTTTGCTTCATAAAGCTCGACCAGCGCCAACAGGACATCGAGCCTATCGCCCTCTTCCGATCCTTCCGGCGCCCCCCAGCAAGCTTCGATCGCGGCCAGTGCGGCGCGGTGATCCTCGTCAGTCCGGATCGGGCGAAGGTCCACAGCGATCTCCTCAGAATTGCGACACGGTCAACGCATCGATCCGATCGTATTCGGCGTGCGTCCCGATGAACTTCACAAACGCGATCTGACGACGGAAATCGAAGGCGGCCACCAATCGAAAATTGCCGCCAGCGATCTCGAATCTGACGCGCTCACGATTGAGCACTTTGGCCTTGGGCGCGGCCTTCTGAACGTCGTCGGTTGAGGTCCAGCCTGCCGCCCTGATCAACGCGTACCAACGCTCGACAGATGGCTTGGCTTCCGGGTGTTTGCCCCAGAACTCGACCAGCACGTTGCGGGCGATCAGACGCATCCTCGTTAGTAGCACGTTCCCATTTTGGGAACAATGCCAGAGGCGGCATTACGCCGCCGCGGCGACCACGCGATTGCGGCCGTCGTGCTTGGCCCGGTACAGCGCGGTGTCGGCGCGTTTCAGCAGGTCGGGGATCGGCTCGCCCTTGCGCTCCAGCGTCGACAGCCCGATCGAAATCGTGACCTCGATCCGGCGCGCGCCCTTCTCGACTGCAAACGGCTCGCCAGCGATGGCGCGGCGCAGCCGCTCGGCCACCATTTGGGCGACGTGCAGATCGGTCTCCGGCATCACGATCACGAATTCCTCGCCGCCGTAGCGGCAAGCGAGATCGATGCCGCGGATCGACTTCTTGATCCGCAGCGCGAACTCGCGCAGCACGTCGTCGCCGGCATCGTGGCCATAGCTGTCGTTGATCGACTTGAAGAAGTCGATGTCGAGGATCATAAGCGCCAGCGGCTTGCCGCGTGCGCCCGCCTGCTCGGCGAGCGTCGCCAGATGGCTCTCCATGTAGCGCCGATTGTGCAGCCCGGTGAGACCGTCGGTGATCGCCATTTCGATCGAATGCTGCACATTGTCGCGCAGATGATCGGTGTAGCGGCGGCGGCGGATCTGGGTCCGCGCCCGCGCCATCAATTCGTTCTTGTCGACCGGCCGCAGCAGATAGTCGTTCACGCCGATCTCGAGCCCGCGCAGCAGCCGCGCATTGTTCTCGGCATCGGCGATCGCGAGGATCGGCACATGCCGGGTGCGCTCCAGCGAGCGCGCTTGGCTGCACAGCCGCAGCCCGTCGAAATTCTCCAGCCCCAGCGACACGATCAGCAGGTCGTAATTGCCGTCGGCGGCGTGGAACAGCGCCTCCGAAGGATTGGTCTCGACGTCGACGTCGTGCTCGGCGCTGAGCAGCGGCGCCAGCCGCTCGTAGGACGACGGCCGGTCGTCGACCAGCAGAATGCGGCCGCCTTTTCCCTGATCGGCGACGGCTTCGCGCTCCGGCGC from Rhodopseudomonas palustris carries:
- the rnr gene encoding ribonuclease R; translation: MSKPRDAKFPDKATLLAFIRAHPGKVGTREIAREYGLKNADRAELKRMLRELADGGSIRKSGRRKVSEPATLPPTLLADIVSRDADGELIATPSEWDEQDGDAPKIRIHTPRRIKPGTAAGVGDRALLHVETADPREAGPAYVGRVIRVLERGKARILGIFRALPQGGGRMVPVDKKQAGRELNIAAHDAGGAQDGDLVSVDLIRTRGYGLASGRVKERLGSLASEKAISLIAIHTHDIPQEFSTSAIRESEAAEPATLKGREDWRDLPLVTIDPPDAKDHDDAVHAEPDPDPNNKGGVILHVAIADVAYYVRPGSALDRDALRRGNSVYFPDRVVPMLPERISNDLCSLKPGDARGALAVRMVIDAQGHKRSHSFHRVLMRSAAKLSYAQAQAAIDGKPDDITGPLLETILKPLYEAYAVVKRGRDERDPLDLDLPERKIILKPDGTVDRVIVPERLDAHRLIEEFMILANVAAAEMLEKKALPLIYRVHDEPSVEKVHNLVDFLKTLDLSFAKQGALRPAQFNRILAMVKGEDSEPLVNEVVLRSQAQAEYAAENYGHFGLNLRRYAHFTSPIRRYADLVVHRALIRALDLGDGALPPSETTETLAEVAAQISLTERRAMKAERETVDRLIAHHLADRIGATFQGRVSGVTKAGLFVKLSDTGADGLIPIRSLGDEYYNYDETRHALIGSRSGAMHRLGDVVDVKLVEAAPVAGALRFELVSNASVEFTHRKTARKTKGKSKAKLKTENGKTARAKPGRVKPRKTAKPKQKTKSGRGKR
- a CDS encoding MFS transporter, with the translated sequence MSVSEPALRIAENSQPEPPPKPGSCGAALPGPAMSAGLTLAMAAAAGISVSNIYYNQPMLGVIERDLGNPALTGMIPTATQLGYAVGLFLLVPLGDLTDRRRLITGQFVLLAVAAALVALAPSAWLIIAASLALGACASVAQQVVPFAAALAAPERRGKTIGLVMAGLLCGILLSRTVAGFVAGHLGWREMFWLAVPAALGTAALMAWLLPRHHGHLDISYGAALKSLASLWRQQPDLRRGTAVQAALFASFSVFWTVLALHLQEPKFGLGAEAAGLFGLVGVVGVFAAPISGRIADRSGPGPVIALGAALVLVAWMLFGLWGSIAGLLIGVVVMDFGLQGALISNQHIVYALVPEARNRLNTVFMTGMFIGGSIGSAGAAFAWAHGGWTVVSLYGGALAAIALLLELTARWSRR
- the rpmG gene encoding 50S ribosomal protein L33: MAKAVTIKIKLVSTADTGFYYVTKKNSRTMTDKMVKKKYDPVARKHVEFKEAKIK
- a CDS encoding type II toxin-antitoxin system HigB family toxin — protein: MRLIARNVLVEFWGKHPEAKPSVERWYALIRAAGWTSTDDVQKAAPKAKVLNRERVRFEIAGGNFRLVAAFDFRRQIAFVKFIGTHAEYDRIDALTVSQF
- a CDS encoding DUF983 domain-containing protein, which encodes MSTLTREPIVWPPQSAPSQQRNVWQAMWRGFRGRCPNCGEGRMFRAFLKTADSCTQCGQDFTGHRADDLPAYLVIVIVGHIVVPIALSIETHYAPPVELQLAIYLPFTLLASLLLLQPVKGAVVGLQWAFRMHGFDETNPDH
- a CDS encoding PleD family two-component system response regulator, which gives rise to MSARILVVDDIPANVKLLEDRLSAEYFDVITASNGIQALEICQRAECDIVLLDVMMPDMDGFEVCRRLKSNPKTHFIPVVMVTALDSPADRVRGLEAGADDFLTKPVSDVVLIARVRSLTRLKMMTDELRMRAITSLEIGMQAPEREAVADQGKGGRILLVDDRPSSYERLAPLLSAEHDVDVETNPSEALFHAADGNYDLLIVSLGLENFDGLRLCSQARSLERTRHVPILAIADAENNARLLRGLEIGVNDYLLRPVDKNELMARARTQIRRRRYTDHLRDNVQHSIEMAITDGLTGLHNRRYMESHLATLAEQAGARGKPLALMILDIDFFKSINDSYGHDAGDDVLREFALRIKKSIRGIDLACRYGGEEFVIVMPETDLHVAQMVAERLRRAIAGEPFAVEKGARRIEVTISIGLSTLERKGEPIPDLLKRADTALYRAKHDGRNRVVAAAA
- a CDS encoding helix-turn-helix domain-containing protein produces the protein MDLRPIRTDEDHRAALAAIEACWGAPEGSEEGDRLDVLLALVELYEAKRWPIAIGEEQDPVDVLQYAIDELGHTQTELAELLGSRSRASEVLSRRRALTVEMIRKIANAWKIPADLLVRPYKTEHAA
- a CDS encoding NUDIX hydrolase: MTESATQTEPKVEQDHQEASHHPYFRPKDAATLILVDRSGSTPKVLVGKRHDNVVFMPGKFVFPGGRVDKSDVRVPVAAPIPPELEANLLKGSPKTTPSRARALAIAAIREACEETGLCLGCKTETKAKLDGPWQPFAEAGLLPDPSGLFLIARAITPPGRIKRFDTRFFTADASAIAHRVEGVVHADAELVELVWVELGSKPLADLHPMTKNVLGELDRRLATGPLRHDAALPFFHFYGGKMQKDMLPGG